Sequence from the Segatella copri genome:
AGATGGCAGCGCCATCTAAGAGCTCTTTGTATTTGGCGATAGCATCAGCTATCTCGCTTATTTTGATGAATTCATCGGCAGAATGGGAGCGGGAAGATTCGCCAGGACCCAGTTTGAACGAAGGGAAGTGCATCAGAGCCTGGTCGCTGAGGGTAGGACTGCCGAATGGCTTCATGCCCATGGCTACACATTTCCTGATAAGAGGATGCGCCGGGTCGATGCGGGATGACTTCAGACGGAAACTGTGGGCCTTCACCTCGCTCTTCAGGTGCTGGCAGATAAACTCGTAAACCTCCTCGTTGTCGTAAAACTCGTTGGTGCGGATATCCACAAGCATCGTACACTTATCCGGAATCACATTGTGCTGGGTTCCGGCATTCACTACGGTAAGCGTCATCTTGGTAGGTCCCAGGAATTCGCTTACCTTCTCAAACTTATAGTCACGAATCCATCGCATATCATCCAATGCCTCGTAGATAGCGTTTACTCCCTCGTTTCGGGCAGCATGACCGCTCTTTCCGTGAGCAATCACATCCAGCACCATCAGTCCCTTTTCGGCAACAGCCGGGTTCATGCCGGTAGGTTCACCCACGATGGCAAGGTCGATATGCGGAAGCAAAGGCAGGGCACGGGTAATGCCATCCTTTCCCGACACCTCTTCTTCGGCGGATGCCAGATAGATAAGATTATACTGCTGAGGCTTTGCGGTCAGCATTCTGAATATCTGGAGGAGCGAACAGAGTCCGCCGCCGCAATCGTTGCTGCCCAAACCGTAAAGTACACCCTCTTCAACATCCGGTGAAAACGGGTTGCGTGTCCATGAAGCCACAGGCTTCACGGTATCGATGTGAGCGTTGAGCAGCAGGGTAGGTCGGCTCTCATCGTAATGAGGGTCGATAATCCAGATGTTGTTCGCCTCACGCTGAGGTTCGAAACCATATTTGCGGATGGTCTGCTCCATGATGTCGGCAGCATCCTTCTCGTTTCTGCTTACAGATGGGGTGGCGATGAGCTTTTTCAGCAAATCCACGGCATCGCTTACATATTCTTCTTGTGTCATCATAATCTCCCTTTTTATTGTTTCGAGGGCAAAGATACGAAAAAAAGAGCAGATAAAGTGGAAAAAATATCTTTTTATTTTGTGTTCTTAACAAATTCTATTATCTTTGCATCAGAATATAAATATAAGCTTATGCAGATTAATAGTCATCTTTCGGTACTGGTACATGATCTCGCCAAGAAATGGGGAGAGAAAACTGCTTTAACTTTCAGAAAGTTTGGCAGCGACCAGTGGCAATCGGTTTCATTCAACCTCTTTTCCTTAAGAGTGAAACAAGTGAGCAATGCCCTCCTGAATCTTGGGGCTAAACCTCTTGACAAAATCGCTGTCTTCTCGCAGAACTGTGTGCATTATCTGTACACCGACTTCGGTGCGTACGGTATCAGAGTTACTGCTGTGCCATTCTATGCCAACAGCAGCGAGCAGCAGATTCAATATATGATTAATGATGCGCAGATTCGCTTTCTCTTTGTAGGCGAACAGGAGCAGTATGACAAGGCTCACCGTATCTTTGCCCTCTGTCCTTCTCTGGAGCGTATCATCATCTTCGATTCCAGCGTACGCATCAGTACACACGATCCTGCAGCCCTCTATTTCAAGGACTTTCTGAAGTTGGGTGAGAATCTTCCTCGTCAGACAGAAGTGGAGGAACTCTACAAGCAGGCAAGTATGGATGACTTGGCTGATATCCTCTATACCAGTGGAACAACGGGCGACAGTAAGGGCGTGATGCTGACTTATAGCCAGTATTATGCTGCTTTGAAGGCAAACGACGAATGCGTGCCTGTTACCGACAAGGACCGTGTCATCGACTTCCTTCCATTTACCCATATCTTTGAACGTGCCTGGTCTTACCTCTGCTTGAGCGAAGGTGCCGAACTCATCATCAATACTTATCCTCATGAAATTCAGGAGAGTATGAGAGAGGTGCATCCTACCTGTATGTGTAGTGTGCCACGTTTCTGGGAGAAGGTGTATATCGCCGTAAAGGCAAAGATGGATGATGCCGGTCCTATCCAGAAGAAACTCTTCTACCATGCCTTGTCGGTAGGTAAGAAACGTAATATCGAGTATATTGCCAACTGCAAGCGTCCTCCTTTGGCTCTGGAGTTGGAATATAGAATTATCAACAAGACCGTTTTGAGCATGGTTCGCAAGCAGTTGGGCTTGGAAAAACCGAATATCTTCCCTACAGCGGGTGCTTATGTAAGTCCGGAAGTAGAGGAGTTTGTACATGCCATCGGTATCGATATGGTGGTGGGTTACGGTCTGACCGAGAGCCTTGCCACCGTATCCTGTGATCATCTCGACAAGAAACGCAGTCTGGGTTCTGTGGGTCGCCCGATCTCCTGCATTCAGGTAAAGATAGGTGAGGATAATGAGGTGCTCCTCAAGGGTCCTACCATCACTCCGGGATATTATCATCGTGATACCACCAATGCGAAGGCATTCGACAAGGATGGATTCTTCCATACCGGTGATGCCGGCTACATGAAGGATGGCGAGCTTTATCTCACCGAGCGTATCAAGGACCTGTTCAAGACATCGAATGGTAAATATATCGCTCCGCAGCAGGTAGAATCATTGCTCCTGGTAGATAAGTTTATCGATCAGGTGGCTGTTATAGCCGACCAGCGCAAGTTCGTATCAGCCCTCGTCGTTCCAGAGTTCCGTCTCGTGGAGGACTGGGCACGTGAGCATCATATCGCCTTCACCTGCCGTGAAGATTTGTGTGCTAACGAGAAGGTGCAGAAGATGCTGATGGACCGTATTCAGATTCTCCAGCAGCATCTGGCTTATTATGAGCAGATTAAGCGCATTACCCTCCTGGCTCACCACTTCTCTATGGAGTCGGGCGAGTTGACCAATACCTTGAAGATTCGCCGCCCTATCATCAACAAGAACTATAAGGCGGAGATTGACAAGATGTATGAGGAGTAATCATATAGTTTAAAGTTAAAAGTTTATAGTTAAGAGTTAATGATTACAGCTGACCAGTTGAAGGATGTGATGGACAGAGCTGACGCTCTGCATCGCTATCTCAATATAGACCAGAAGAAAGTAGAATATGAAGAGGAGCAGCTCCGCACCCAGGCTCCTGACTTCTGGGAAGACCCGAAGTATGCACAGGAGCAGATGAAGAAAGTGAAGGGCATCCAAAAATGGCTGGATGGCTATAAGACCGTACGTCTTTATGCCGATGAACTGCAGCTAGCTTTCGACTTCTATAAAGATGAAATGGTGACCGAGGAAGAGGTGGATGCCGATTATGCCAAGGCGATCAAAGCCATCGAAGACCTGGAGTTGAAGAACATGCTTCGCCAGAAGGAAGACCCGATGGACTGTGTGCTCAAGATTAATTCCGGTGCCGGTGGTACCGAGAGCCAGGACTGGGCACAGATGCTGATGCGTATGTATATGCGCTGGGCTGAAGCTCATGGCTATAAGGTAACTATCACCGATATGCAGGAAGGTGATGAGGCTGGTATCAAGAGCGTCACCATGACCATTGAGGGCGGTGAGTACGCTTATGGCTATCTGAAGAGCGAGAACGGTGTGCACCGACTGGTGCGTGTTTCTCCTTTCAATGCCCAGGGCAAGCGAATGACCAGTTTCGCCAGTGTCTTCGTAACTCCGCTGGTAGATGATACCATCGAGGTATATGTCGACCCAGCCAAGCTCTCCTGGGATACCTTCCGTTCGAGTGGTGCCGGTGGTCAGAATGTGAATAAGGTGGAATCAGGTGTCCGTCTGCGTTATTGGTATACCGATCCTGATACAGGTGAGGAAGAAGAAATCCTCATCGAGAATACCGAGACCCGTGACCAGCCAAAGAACCGTGCCAAGGCATTGTTGCTCTTGAAGAGCCAACTCTACGACCGCGCCATGAAGAAGCGTCTGGAGGCTAAGGCTAAGATTGAGGCTGGTAAGAAGAAGATAGAGTGGGGAAGCCAGATTAGAAGTTAT
This genomic interval carries:
- a CDS encoding M20 family metallo-hydrolase: MMTQEEYVSDAVDLLKKLIATPSVSRNEKDAADIMEQTIRKYGFEPQREANNIWIIDPHYDESRPTLLLNAHIDTVKPVASWTRNPFSPDVEEGVLYGLGSNDCGGGLCSLLQIFRMLTAKPQQYNLIYLASAEEEVSGKDGITRALPLLPHIDLAIVGEPTGMNPAVAEKGLMVLDVIAHGKSGHAARNEGVNAIYEALDDMRWIRDYKFEKVSEFLGPTKMTLTVVNAGTQHNVIPDKCTMLVDIRTNEFYDNEEVYEFICQHLKSEVKAHSFRLKSSRIDPAHPLIRKCVAMGMKPFGSPTLSDQALMHFPSFKLGPGESSRSHSADEFIKISEIADAIAKYKELLDGAAI
- a CDS encoding AMP-dependent synthetase/ligase produces the protein MQINSHLSVLVHDLAKKWGEKTALTFRKFGSDQWQSVSFNLFSLRVKQVSNALLNLGAKPLDKIAVFSQNCVHYLYTDFGAYGIRVTAVPFYANSSEQQIQYMINDAQIRFLFVGEQEQYDKAHRIFALCPSLERIIIFDSSVRISTHDPAALYFKDFLKLGENLPRQTEVEELYKQASMDDLADILYTSGTTGDSKGVMLTYSQYYAALKANDECVPVTDKDRVIDFLPFTHIFERAWSYLCLSEGAELIINTYPHEIQESMREVHPTCMCSVPRFWEKVYIAVKAKMDDAGPIQKKLFYHALSVGKKRNIEYIANCKRPPLALELEYRIINKTVLSMVRKQLGLEKPNIFPTAGAYVSPEVEEFVHAIGIDMVVGYGLTESLATVSCDHLDKKRSLGSVGRPISCIQVKIGEDNEVLLKGPTITPGYYHRDTTNAKAFDKDGFFHTGDAGYMKDGELYLTERIKDLFKTSNGKYIAPQQVESLLLVDKFIDQVAVIADQRKFVSALVVPEFRLVEDWAREHHIAFTCREDLCANEKVQKMLMDRIQILQQHLAYYEQIKRITLLAHHFSMESGELTNTLKIRRPIINKNYKAEIDKMYEE
- the prfB gene encoding peptide chain release factor 2, which codes for MITADQLKDVMDRADALHRYLNIDQKKVEYEEEQLRTQAPDFWEDPKYAQEQMKKVKGIQKWLDGYKTVRLYADELQLAFDFYKDEMVTEEEVDADYAKAIKAIEDLELKNMLRQKEDPMDCVLKINSGAGGTESQDWAQMLMRMYMRWAEAHGYKVTITDMQEGDEAGIKSVTMTIEGGEYAYGYLKSENGVHRLVRVSPFNAQGKRMTSFASVFVTPLVDDTIEVYVDPAKLSWDTFRSSGAGGQNVNKVESGVRLRYWYTDPDTGEEEEILIENTETRDQPKNRAKALLLLKSQLYDRAMKKRLEAKAKIEAGKKKIEWGSQIRSYVFDDRRVKDHRTNYQTSDVDGVMDGKIDDFIKAYLMEFPTNDDEQQ